Below is a genomic region from Enterobacter hormaechei subsp. xiangfangensis.
GCTGGAGAAATACACTTTCAGCGGGGTGCCGGTCGTTCCGGCTGCTGGTGAACAACCTGAGAAAGTCAGCGCAATAGATTTTTTATTCTTAGTGATCAGGCCAACCGTGGTGCCCGCATCTTTTACCGAAATAGGGGAAAGCGCAACGGTAAAGTCTGCGCTTTTACCGCCGTTAATGGTACAGGTTGTATCGGTAATAGCGCCGGTAAAGTTAATAATACCACCCGCCGAATTGTCTGCGGCCACTGCGCTGGTAGAGGCAATAGCAGCGGCCAGCAGTGATACGGTCATGATCGATTTGAACATGATAAACTCCATGAAGATTTGTGTTATTTAAAATGAATGTTAATCGGCTACACATGTCCCTGATGTACCGGCTAGACGCATGGCGACTCGGGAGAATGCTTTGACGATATTATGTTGCACTAAAAAAGTACATAACAAAACATTATTCCAACAATTTCTAAAGTTTAAGATTATAATCTTGTGTGTTAGTTTTTTTTAATGTTTTAACCTAAATGCGTTGGTTCAAATATTTTTATTAATGATTTAATAATTGTTAATTAATGAAGCTTTATGAATTCATCTCTCAATTAATATCACGCGACTTGACCACACAAACTTTAGACTTATTATTGCCTGGCAAATGCACATAATTTTAACAATGGCGTAATAATAATATGAAGTATCTCATTGATCTTACAATGCTTTATGAAGTCGACACCGGTATGATCATGATTAATGGAGAGGAAGAGTCATCCATTAAGTTATCTAACCAGGCGGGTCGTCTGCTTTATGAACTTATCATCAATAATGGTAAAACTCTCGACAGAGACGACCTGATAAAGAAGGTCTGGGAGGATCATGGTTTCTCTGGTTCTTCGGTGAGTCTGAATGTTGCCATAAGTGAAATCAGAAAAGCATTTCGTACATTAGGATGCGACCCTTTACTGATAAAAACGATACGTGGCAAGGGATTTAGCCTTGCCGCGCATATTGAACACCACACGGTCAGGCCGCCGGTTGTTTCAACGCTTAGTGAACAATCTGCCTCTGAATCATTCGATACGCTAGCGCATAAGAAAGATGCCGATCCGCCTAAACAATTAATATCGCTGCACAGACTCTTTATTTCTCTCTGCACCTTATTACTGATTACCGTTATCGGCACCGCTGTTTTACTGTTGCACCAAAGGGATTCCTATGCCGAGAGCCTGAAAGATTCTGATATGCATCTGCTCGGTAAAGTGGACCGGTGTACGGTATACCTGATCGATAAGAATATGTATCAGCCGCGACAGCACTACTTTAATCA
It encodes:
- a CDS encoding fimbrial protein, which encodes MFKSIMTVSLLAAAIASTSAVAADNSAGGIINFTGAITDTTCTINGGKSADFTVALSPISVKDAGTTVGLITKNKKSIALTFSGCSPAAGTTGTPLKVYFSSADNISTDGKYLLNNSVNESDASMARNVGFALVEPGSSTPITLNQPYTTDIMGTATAPDSETLTLDVYYYKTNAAAATVGELSSNVTYTISYL
- a CDS encoding winged helix-turn-helix domain-containing protein — translated: MKYLIDLTMLYEVDTGMIMINGEEESSIKLSNQAGRLLYELIINNGKTLDRDDLIKKVWEDHGFSGSSVSLNVAISEIRKAFRTLGCDPLLIKTIRGKGFSLAAHIEHHTVRPPVVSTLSEQSASESFDTLAHKKDADPPKQLISLHRLFISLCTLLLITVIGTAVLLLHQRDSYAESLKDSDMHLLGKVDRCTVYLIDKNMYQPRQHYFNHVKEVIASQHIDCQHQVADAYYSRFKKSQIENYFLAICYQQDSIDDYKNCISYRSLTGS